Proteins from one Capricornis sumatraensis isolate serow.1 chromosome 2, serow.2, whole genome shotgun sequence genomic window:
- the RAP1A gene encoding ras-related protein Rap-1A gives MREYKLVVLGSGGVGKSALTVQFVQGIFVEKYDPTIEDSYRKQVEVDCQQCMLEILDTAGTEQFTAMRDLYMKNGQGFALVYSITAQSTFNDLQDLREQILRVKDTEDVPMILVGNKCDLEDERVVGKEQGQNLARQWCNCAFLESSAKSKINVNEIFYDLVRQINRKTPVEKKKPKKKSCLLL, from the exons ATGCGTGAGTACAAGCTAGTGGTCCTTGGTTCAGGAGGCGTGGGGAAGTCTGCTCTG acagTTCAATTTGTTCAGGGAATTTTCGTTGAAAAATATGACCCAACGATAGAAGATTCCTACAGAAAG CAAGTTGAAGTAGACTGCCAACAGTGTATGCTCGAAATCCTGGATACAGCAGGAACA GAGCAATTTACAGCAATGAGGGATTTGTATATGAAGAATGGCCAAGGGTTTGCACTAGTATATTCTATTACAGCTCAGTCCACGTTTAATGACTTACAAGACCTGAGGGAACAGATTTTGCGAGTTAAGGACACAGAAGAT GTTCCAATGATTTTGGTTGGCAATAAATGTGACCTGGAAGACGAGCGAGTAGTTGGCAAAGAACAGGGTCAGAATTTAGCAAGACAGTGGTGTAACTGTGCCTTTTTAGAATCTTCTGCAAAGTCAAAGATCAACGTTAATGAG atattttatgACCTGGTCAGACAGATAAATAGAAAAACACCAGTGGAAAAGAAGAAGCCTAAAAAGAAATCGTGTCTGCTGCTTTAG